The genomic segment CCATGAGCAGCGCCACCCCAGACTCCAGTGCCTCTCTGGAGAGGGGTTCCACCCCTGACTCCACCCTGAAGCCCACACAGAGCCGCCGCAAGCTGGCCCCCAACTCTGACCACGACGATGGGGGTCACTGGATGGCCAAGGTGACCTACAGCTGCCCCTACTGCTCCAAGAGAGACTTCAACAGCCTGGCCGTGCTGGAGATCCATCTGAAGACCATCCATGCAGACAAGCCCCAGCAGAACCACACCTGCCAGCTGTgtctggacaccctgcccacgCTCTACAACCTCAACGAGCACGTCCGCAAAGCCCACCGAAGCAGCGGGGGCGCCTCAGCGGCCTTCCCCCTGCTCCAGTTCACCAACGTGTCGGCCTTCCACTGCAACTACTGCCCAGACATGTTTGCAGACATCAACACCCTGCAAGAGCACATCCGCATGTCCCACTGCCTGCCTGGAGGAATGGTTGCAGGCTCCACCACCCTGGAGGGCAACCACGCCTTCTTCTGCAACCAGTGCTCCATGGGTTTCCTCACAGAGTCCTCTCTCACAGAGCACATCCAGCAGACCCACTGCAGCGGAGGAGGGGTTCCCAAGATGGAGTCCCCCGTTCTGCAGCCCTCCCAGTCCTTCATGGAGGTCTACTCCTGTCCATACTGCACCAACTCACCCATCTTTGGCTCCCTGCTCAAGCTCACCAAGCACATCAAGGAGAACCACAAGAACATCCCACTGGCCAATAACAAGCGGCAAGCCAAGGTGGCTGACCTTAGCCCAGCTTCATCTGATGTTGAAATCTCCTCCCCCAAACGCCATAGGCTGGCTGGGGACTCTACCCTGGCAGGGTCCAATGGAGACTACCCCTGCAACCAGTGTGACCTACACTTCAGCAGCTTCGAGAGCTTCCAGGCCCATCTCAAGTCCCACCTGGAGATGCTGCTGAGGAGGCAGTCCTGCCCGCAGTGCAACAAAGAGGACTTCGACTCCCAGGAGTCTCTGCTGCAGCACCTGACAGTCCACTACACCACCACGTCCACACAGTACGTGTGTGAGAGTTGTGATAAGCAGTTCTCCTCTGTAGACGACCTGCAGAAGCACCTGCTGGACATGCACACCTTTGTGCTGTACCACTGCACGCTGTGCCAGGAGGTGTTTGACTCCAAGGTGTCCATCCAGGTCCACCTGGCTGTCAAGCACAGCAATGAGAAGAAGATGTTCCGCTGCACGGCCTGCGCCTGGGACTTCCGGAAGGAGAGTGACCTCCAGCTGCATGTCAAGCACAGCCATCTGGGACACCCCACTGGCCCTGCAGTCGCCGGCAAGGCCCGCAAGTGCATATTCTGTGGGGAGACGTTTGGCACCGAGGTGGAACTGCAGTGCCACATCACCACCCACAGTAAGAAGTTCAACTGCCGCTTCTGTGGCAAGGCCTTTCACGCTATTGTGCTGCTGGAGAGGCATCTGAGGGAGAAGCACTGTGTCTTCGACGGGGGCAATGGCGCTGGGAATGGGGGCAGCCAGAATGGTACACCCAACGGGGTGACCCAGAGCTCCAAGCGTGGGGGAGGAGGCGAAAGATCGACAGTGACCACGGAGCAGGCTGACCTGCAGAGCATGCTGCTGAAGAATGCCAGCCAGGACGTAGCCAACAGCCATGAGgccagcggaggagaggaggagctggacAACTCAGAGCCCATGTACGCCTGTGACATCTGTGGGGCGGCCTACACCATGGAGAGTCTTCTGCAGAACCACCGGCTGAGGGACCACAACATCCAGCCCGGGGACGACGACGCCGGCACCCGCAAGAAGAAGGCCGACTTCATCAAGGGCAATCACAAGTGCAACGTGTGCTCACGGACCTTTTTTTCAGAGAATGGCCTGAGGGAGCACGCCCAGACCCATCGTGGCCCAGCCAAGCACTACATGTGCCCCATCTGTGGAGAGCGCTTCCCCTCCCTGCTCACGCTCACTGAACATAAGGTCACCCACAGCAAAAGCCTGGACACGGGCACCTGCCGCATCTGCAAGATGCCCCTGCAGAGCGAGGAGGACTTCATAGAGCACTGCCAGATGCACCCAGACTTGAGGAACTCTCTGACGGGCTTCCGCTGTGTGGTATGTATGCAGACTGTCACCTCCACCCTGGAGCTCAAGATCCACGGCACCTTCCACATGCAGAAGCTCTCGTCCGGTGGGGGCAGTGGGGGCGGGGGTGGATCGGCCTCCTCCTCCCCCAACGGCCAGCTGCAGCAACACAAGCACTACAAGTGTGCCCTGTGCCTCAAGGAGTTCAAGAACAAGCAGGAGCTGGTGAAGCTGGATGTGAACGGGCTGCCCTATGGGCTGTGTGCTGGCTGTATGAGCCGGGCTACCAACGGCCAGTCTCCCAGCGGGGGCACCACGCCCCAGGAGGCCGGGGGAGAGAAGGTTGCGCCGGTGCTGCGATGCCCCGAGTGTGCTGTGAAGTTTGAGACCCTGGAGGACCTGGAGAGCCACGTTCAGGTGGACCACCCCGAGATGAGCCCGGAGACCAGTGGGGCCAAGAAGGTGACGGATGCCTCGCCTGTCCCTAAAGTAAGAACACTCTCACCATATTCTCCACTATGGCTCAGCATACTGATTTATATTAAGATCTACATACAATATGTGAAAATTCTAAGGTTAAGGTAACTGAGGTTTAATTTAGTAATTGATAAATCGATCACATAGTGAATACCCAACATTGTCCTCTGTGGTATAAAAGAAATAGAACACATTACCAATTCAACAAAAAGTTAAATGGCCCTGCATTTAGAAACATCTAGTGAATTGATTAAAACTTCAAAGCGAATTCATATTATTCAGTCATTCCTAATGCTTTTAGAGTGATCTGAAATGTTGTTCCCACTTTTTAAAACACCTAATATTTTAGCAGTATTTTCTAGCAGTGTGTCTGTTCCCAGTGTGTAGCGTGTCAGTAGAAAGTCGTGCTCAGTTAGATGTGTGAATTCATGGCTGCGTTTCAGTGGGCCCTAGTGGTTCCTGCAGCTCAGCCCAGCTGAGGCATTGTACGGCCTGTTCGCTCTACTAGATATTGACAGTGAGGTCCCAGGGATGCTCAATCTTTACCTGTGCCTTTGTTTCAGCTCAATGCAACAGCAAGGAGAAACCTCagaaccccccctccccaccagTACATTATTTTTGTGTCAGGAGAGCGCGTGTGTGGGTGCACGCTCTGGCTGTGAATGAAAAAGTAATTTGATAACCTCTCTAAAATTCTTGTCTACCTGTCTGCTGCATTGCAGAAGAAGACGTACCAGTGCATCAAATGCCAAATGACCttcgagacagagcgagagatcCAGATCCACGTCGCCAATCACATGATCGGTGAGTCAGCCTCAccatttcctgtgtgtgtgtttatctttgTGCCCGTCTCTTCTTTGGGTTTCCTCTCTGCACAGCCTTCTCTTTGGCCTagccctc from the Oncorhynchus kisutch isolate 150728-3 linkage group LG4, Okis_V2, whole genome shotgun sequence genome contains:
- the LOC109889309 gene encoding zinc finger protein 423; the encoded protein is MSRRKQAKPRSVKAVEEGESSEFAGNWDSSSAQTDAPAVADREAERKERRAALEDGDHSVTSHDDRIGDDDLDDESIFTCDNCQQDFECLAELTDHRTNHCPADGDDDPGLSWVASSPSSKDVASPSQILGDGCCDLGMGTGEEEGGAGLPYPCQFCDKSFSRLSYLKRHEQIHSDKLPFKCTFCSRLFKHKRSRDRHVKLHTGDKKYSCQECEAAFSRSDHLKIHLKTHSSSKPFKCSVCKRGFSSTSSLQSHMQAHRKNKEHLALRAEKEGGKRGSNAGSGGEMDQDPYMCDYCEETFSQTDELEKHVVTRHPQLSDRVDLQCIHCPEIFSDEGPLLSHIERSHANRKHKCPVCLEQFPSVEDVYCHLDSHRQPDSSNHSASPDPVLGSVASMSSATPDSSASLERGSTPDSTLKPTQSRRKLAPNSDHDDGGHWMAKVTYSCPYCSKRDFNSLAVLEIHLKTIHADKPQQNHTCQLCLDTLPTLYNLNEHVRKAHRSSGGASAAFPLLQFTNVSAFHCNYCPDMFADINTLQEHIRMSHCLPGGMVAGSTTLEGNHAFFCNQCSMGFLTESSLTEHIQQTHCSGGGVPKMESPVLQPSQSFMEVYSCPYCTNSPIFGSLLKLTKHIKENHKNIPLANNKRQAKVADLSPASSDVEISSPKRHRLAGDSTLAGSNGDYPCNQCDLHFSSFESFQAHLKSHLEMLLRRQSCPQCNKEDFDSQESLLQHLTVHYTTTSTQYVCESCDKQFSSVDDLQKHLLDMHTFVLYHCTLCQEVFDSKVSIQVHLAVKHSNEKKMFRCTACAWDFRKESDLQLHVKHSHLGHPTGPAVAGKARKCIFCGETFGTEVELQCHITTHSKKFNCRFCGKAFHAIVLLERHLREKHCVFDGGNGAGNGGSQNGTPNGVTQSSKRGGGGERSTVTTEQADLQSMLLKNASQDVANSHEASGGEEELDNSEPMYACDICGAAYTMESLLQNHRLRDHNIQPGDDDAGTRKKKADFIKGNHKCNVCSRTFFSENGLREHAQTHRGPAKHYMCPICGERFPSLLTLTEHKVTHSKSLDTGTCRICKMPLQSEEDFIEHCQMHPDLRNSLTGFRCVVCMQTVTSTLELKIHGTFHMQKLSSGGGSGGGGGSASSSPNGQLQQHKHYKCALCLKEFKNKQELVKLDVNGLPYGLCAGCMSRATNGQSPSGGTTPQEAGGEKVAPVLRCPECAVKFETLEDLESHVQVDHPEMSPETSGAKKVTDASPVPKKKTYQCIKCQMTFETEREIQIHVANHMIEEGINHECKLCNQMFDSPAKLLCHLIEHSFEGMGGTFKCPVCFTAFVQANKLQQHIFAVHGQEDKIYDCSQCPQKFFFQTELQNHTLSQHAQ